In Crinalium epipsammum PCC 9333, the genomic window ACAAGCGATTGGGCGTGGACTTGCTCAAGTTCATCACTACACTGTGCAATATTTAACCGCAGCCTTATCTAGTGAGCAGGTATCGCGTTTATCGGCGACAAAGTTGGCTAGTTTGCTTAATACATTGTTATTAGGCTATGCCGTAACTGAATTTACAACAGAATTTCATGAACTCTGGCAAAATCGAGAATCATTTATCAATGATTTAGTAGAATTGTTTGTTTCTACTAAACTGCTTGATTTGAACTCCGCAGAACAAACAATCAGTCTAGCTAGGGTTGAGCGCAATCTAATGGTACTAGAGGAAGAGGTTCTAGATTTACCTGCTCCGTTGGTGCGAACAATTCTGCAAAAAGCTCGCAAGTCTAATCCCCAAGACTATGCTCTAGTTTATGTGTTATTTGGCGCTGGTGTTAGTGTTGAAGAAATTGCTAGTATGTTGCGATCGCACTCTATTTTCGATCATCAGCAACATATACTGCAAGTACCTGAAAAAGCAAGGCGACAAGTTCCTCTCAATCAATGGATTATGGGATATCGCTATGGCACTTACACAAAAAATCCCCTCACCCAATGGCTAAAAACTCGCAAAGATGAGCAGCCAGCATTATTTATTAATGAGACTGGGCAACCGATATCAGAAATAGAGATACGCTTACGTTGGCAAGAAATTACGACTGATATCATTACACCATCAGGGCATCCTCCAAAAATTGAACAATCTCAGCAAACTTGGCGTATTGAGATGTTGATGCGGGGAATGAATCTAGAAGGGTTAAGTATTCTGACAGGCTATAATTTAGAACAATTGCGACCATATCTGCGTCGTGTGCAAGAAAAGGCAGCATTAGAACAAGCTATCCGATTAGATCAACGCCCAGAGATTAAAATTGATCTTTCTGGTGAATAGATATTGTAGTTTTCGTTAAATTTTAGATAGTTAACCGCAGATGAACGCAGATAAACGCAGATGTAATAACTGATTTTTGCAATAAGTTTCAGGAAACTTGCTATTAATTGGCTTTGCTCTTCAAATTCATGCTATCCCCCGGTATTGAAGGCCACCTAATTGTCAAAATAGTAGAGTCAATCTCCGCGCACCAATAATGAGCAACACCTGGCAACCAAAGAACGTAGTCACCTTCGCTCTTCAGTACGACCTCTTGATCTGGGAATTGTATCCTAAATCGTCCACTAATCAAGATAGAAAGTGTAGTTGCTTCCGTATTCGTTGCCCACTCTGGTCTACCTTCTCCTGCTTTGTGGACAGCCCATTTCATTTCTAGATGGGAGAGCGAACGAGGATCATCAGCCGGAGTCAGAAAGTGACCCATGAACCAACCCCTACGCATTTCTCCTTCAGCGAGGGCGTTTCCTACGACAACATTAGGCGACATGAGTTGATTTTCTTTTAACTAATTAATGGCACTAGAATACGTCCTAAGTTGCCGGAGTTATTATAACGTTCCAACACATCCACAGCGATTGCATTCCCCTTACCCGCCTCCACTAAAGCCACAGTTGCACCCCCAAACCCCGCACCTGTCAGCCGTGCGCCAAATACCCCTGAAGTTTCTTGCAATATCGCTACTAGAATATCCAATGCAGGTACAGAAACTTCATAATCATCGCGCAAGCTGGCGTGGGAAGCATTCATCAACTCACCAAAACGTTGAATTGATACTCCCTGGATAACTTCCAGCACTCGATTATTTTCCGTAACCACATGACGAGCGCGACGGCGTAGCGGATCGGGTAAATCTTTTAAAGCTTGGGGATCTGTAATATCCCTCAAAGCCTTAACCCGTAGTAAATGTGCAGCTTGTTCACATTCAGATCGGCGCTCGTTATATCCACTTGTTGCTAGGGTACGAGGTACACCGCTATCTATTACGACAATTTCTGCACCAGTCGGAAGAGGTAAAACTTGAGTAGAGAGCGATCGCGTATCAAGAAACAGAATATGTTCAGTATCAGCTAAACTTGATGCCATCTGATCCATAATTCCGCATTGCACGCCAGCATAATGAATTTCTGCTTGCTGTGCGATTTCGGCAATATGTACATCATTAATAGGTAGAT contains:
- a CDS encoding TetR/AcrR family transcriptional regulator, which gives rise to MVARHKSTRQRLVQSALQLFAVQGVTETTTRQIAELAEVNEVTLFRQFGSKQGLLLAVMEEAEVFTQLGEVLGQQADQIHSLAQALEAYADAHLRALEQIPEFVRSLVGEAGHYPTENRQAIGRGLAQVHHYTVQYLTAALSSEQVSRLSATKLASLLNTLLLGYAVTEFTTEFHELWQNRESFINDLVELFVSTKLLDLNSAEQTISLARVERNLMVLEEEVLDLPAPLVRTILQKARKSNPQDYALVYVLFGAGVSVEEIASMLRSHSIFDHQQHILQVPEKARRQVPLNQWIMGYRYGTYTKNPLTQWLKTRKDEQPALFINETGQPISEIEIRLRWQEITTDIITPSGHPPKIEQSQQTWRIEMLMRGMNLEGLSILTGYNLEQLRPYLRRVQEKAALEQAIRLDQRPEIKIDLSGE
- the galK gene encoding galactokinase, with amino-acid sequence MKNFQKIFGQVHEIEASAPGRVNLLGEHTDYNDGFVLPTAIPQRTRVQLGLSTDAQHHFYSADLDEQVTILDSNYTPSGFASYVFGCVRLLEKEGYTIPSINLHVSSSVPIGSGLSSSAALEVATLRGLRSLLDLPINDVHIAEIAQQAEIHYAGVQCGIMDQMASSLADTEHILFLDTRSLSTQVLPLPTGAEIVVIDSGVPRTLATSGYNERRSECEQAAHLLRVKALRDITDPQALKDLPDPLRRRARHVVTENNRVLEVIQGVSIQRFGELMNASHASLRDDYEVSVPALDILVAILQETSGVFGARLTGAGFGGATVALVEAGKGNAIAVDVLERYNNSGNLGRILVPLIS